The Polypterus senegalus isolate Bchr_013 chromosome 11, ASM1683550v1, whole genome shotgun sequence sequence TATGAAATTGTTCCAATTTGAAAATAACCTGTTACAGCATTATTATCGATGAATAAAAAAACATGGGTGAGCGaatttacttttttctgtaaCATCACCAACTTTCATTCAAATCAGTCaacacatttttgagattttctaTGGACCATGCCACCTGGTCTCGTTTTGCTGTGAAGGACACTTTTCTTTCTTCGCTCGTCCATCCATCCTATCAGAGACTGTCGCTGTTCATAAATCGTCAACTGCATTTCTCTGTTGCTTATCAGCACTAAGCTGACTGAAGGACATGGTGCGTCAAAACAGGCCACTCGCTACAGCATTATTattgaaaaatatcaacaaaaaaaaaaaacaaaacacacttgaGTTaactaattttctctttttctgtaacGTCACCAactttcaatcaaatcagtcaaagcattttgagattttggggtatttagttttacTATTGTGGTAGAAGGATTACTCccaaatatcaaaatgtccttctTAGGGGATGCTTACTACCCTTGGtgtacaatcctgccaaatttcagctttttaacatCATATGCGTCTGTTGGATGTCTGCTTCAAACACACTGGACTATACATGATGTTAATGTCAAGAACAACAGCAGAAGCATTCGGCAGTGAGCTACTCCACATAGCAAGCATCAATACACACCTCATCCAAAACATTAACAGAAATATGTGCAAATTTATactgaaaaatcaaaaagtaaaatctttcatttgtagaagtattcagaccttttgcttaAGGCACTCCAAATTGGggtcaagtgcatcctgtttactttaattattgtttagatgtgtctagaacttgattggagaccAACTGTGACAAACCAAGTTGACTGGATATCATTTAAACAGGGACACATCTGTCCATATATGGTCCTTTAATTAACACTGAATgtcaacacaaaaaacaaactatGATGTCCAAGGAAATCACTAGAGAACtctgatcaaattgtggtgaggcatagatcagagcaagaggataaaaccatttctaaagttctgagtgttcccaggagtaccatgacctcaataattgtgaaatggaagaagtccaggactcttcctagaattggctgtctggccaaactcagtaactggacaagaagggccttggttagGAAGTTGATCATGAACCTAATGGTTTCTAAAATGGAAAAACCTGTCAGAAGaacgaccatctcagcagcactccatcaagcAGTCATTATGGTACAGTTGCTAGAGAGAAGCCACTCTTGACTAAAAtacatatgacagtttaaaggactctgggagcatTGGGATAAAGATCCTCTCGTATGATGAGacagaaattgaactctttgggcagaactccaagcaatTATATCTGGTGAAGACCAGACACTGCCCATCAACTGCCTATTACCATCCCTACAGTCACCTACAGAAGGCTGAGTTAGCCTATTGTCAGAGCTTGCTTGTGAATCGCTGTGTAGCATTAGTTTCTTTCTCTCCCTGTTACTACAAATAATCAGGGTGGAGCAATACTATTTTTGTCTCTGTGCCAGTTGAATCATGATAGGTGTTGCTTTGTTGTACTGAATTGATGGACACATGGCTTCCAGTATTACAATTAACATCAGAAAGATGTCAGTTCTAGCAAACAATGACAACAGAAACAAGCTATCACTTTTACTGCAAGTAACACAGCTCACTTACGTTGGCTTTCATAAGCAATCTTTTATCATCCTTAAAATAATAACTGATATTTCAATTCAGtttcactttattaaaaaaaaaagaattacacattttatttaaatgaataaaagcaataaacattttttttaacacagaatGCCAGTTACAAGCATAACAAAAGTCTAGACTTTTCACAGTTTGACAAATGAGTAGCCAGTGTCAATAAAATTATTGTCAATGTTTTGAATTTCTAGTTGAATAAAGAGCAGTCACAGATATCCGTACATGCAATTTGAATAAATATCTGGGGCAAAAAAACAAGAGTATTGATCACAAAtaaatttcacttttcatttctcTGCTGCTTTAGGTCTCCCTTAGGTATAACATGGCTGAAGCTACTTCAGCACTAGTGATCACAAACAATGGAGGCAGCACCTAATAAACATACTCTTAATGTTTCTAAAATGGgtgattattttaattacattttcaagtCAGGAATATTATACTAATTAAACTTAATctgataaaatgttataaaaatttcAAGGCACTGTGAAAAGGTACATATGCTAACCACTTAAAGTATTACTTTAAAACCCTGATGTGACAAAGTGGATTCTCAGTGGGTAAATAACATTTAGAAAGTAGAACATTATTAACTTGAATTAAATTGAATAGTTGCATTGAACAACATAAGATTACCAattgttttttcagtttaatgAAGGAATTGTAACTTTGTGCAATTAAAGTAATTAAGCTGCTAAACCCAATACTTCTCTACTTCGTTGCATAaactttttaatctctttcaaAAATGATTCACCGCATTAAAAACAGACTTTCAAATTGTATACCAGCtttaaaacagcagaaaaacaaTCAGTGGTCTTGTAAAACCAACAGCagctatttggattttttttaaagcatcacAAAAAGAACACCCTCAGTTAAAATAAAAGATCCCATTTTGTTTAACCTCTAAAAGACTGATGGTGAAAGATGAAACCTTAGAAATCTAATTCAATTAtcataatgaaatgaaaaatactcATCCAGGGTGGGGCAACCTAAGGGAGTTTAGCAGTGTacataaaataaggaaaaagaggAACATTTTCCATCATCATTTTCCTTGCTTTCATTTTACAAGAATGAGTCGCACCATTCTTTTAGGCAACTATAGCAGTCAAACTGCTGTTTGGCATTAGCACCACATGTGTCCTTCAGCCATTCTCTGAagagttcttcttctttttttagtaCCAGAAACTGCCCAAGCACCACGTAAGCCTGAAACACAAATCGAGATGACATTTACTTCAACTAACAACCCTACACATTAGTATACAATCTGTACAAAAGTAACCCCCAAAAATAATTAATCCACAAATTTGTATATACTATTggttaatgttaatattatacaaaattattgtctgtctgttatactttcattgttatcactctttaatttaatattgttctttatcagtatgctgttgctggagtatgtgaatttccccttagtatctatctacagtatctatttatttagaagtaattttaaatgaaagatgtaattatgtaaaaaaaaaaaagtcttagaaATATAGGATTAATGAAACTACATGTTGTTCTAATGTCCTTACAATTCAAGATAACCtgattaaagtttaaaaaaaaaaaaatccacccatAAGTAATACAGCAAGGCAGTGGCTAAAACACTAATATAGCAGAATGACAGTATAACTGGTTTCTGCAGAACACCGTCAAAAGCTGTTGGCATCTTTGTGGTGTACATGTACAGGATTACATTCACTGATCCACAACATGTCAAAAACATAAAACGGCAGGATTCAACATGGACTGAAAAGAGAAATATTCAGGTGTTGCTGCAGCAGCAAATCCTTTCATGGACATGCATATTCACTGTTGCTTTTCAACTTTTGACAAAAGAAGAATAGCGCTTTTTTTCGCTGATAATGTCTGTTACATGGTATAAGGAACTGTGTAACcttctgtattcattttttttcacttaactaCATCGCAAATCAAATTAATCAACAatcaaataattcatttttcattaactcTCTTGTGaatcatattttaaatgttacacTTAAGTCCAGTCATTAAGTTTAACCTTTAAGAGCAGGAAAGACAACATTTTAGGTTCATTACACTAATGGTGACCTCTGAAATTATTGTCTCAAATGGGCATATCAAGAGCAAAACTGTCAACCTGAAACCTTGAGCTGAATATCACAACCTCCAATTAGCAAATAATTTCAGAAATATATTACTGAAACGCATTGAATTGATATAGTTGGTTTTCCTACGctgcatggtggtgcaatggaCAAAATTGCTTCTTCACAGCTCCAGGAAAAATGAGTGGATTCCCAGTACAAACACTGTTCAGAGATTGCACTTTCTTCCCTTGGGTCTTCTACTGTTTCCCTCCACACTCCAAATGTATGCTTGACTGCTTAATTGATGACTTTATGATTGCTCAATGTGAGTGAGAGTGTGTGGATGTCTGTATGAGTGTACCCTATGATGGACCAACACCACATCTAGAAGTGGTTCTTGCCTTTCATCTCATACTGTGAAACAGGGGCTGTTTTTCTCTATGGAATGTTATGAAATAACCTATAGTGAAGAAATTGAATGTctataaaatatactttattaattaaacaAGGACTaagaatgcaaaaacaaaaaaaccataaTGCAATGCTTTGGACACTCTCATTTACAAGTTTAATTCTGCCATTTGAACCTATTAATAATTTATCCCTTTTGTAAGAGATGTCTTTCTGAATTAACccttatgtatgtattttttttcaattttttaaccatattttgtttgttgttttttgccttttgtttctgTTAAAGATATACAAACAATCAATCTAcactatgtttttattttgaaacagtaattattaattattcaGTGGGATTTGT is a genomic window containing:
- the banf1 gene encoding barrier-to-autointegration factor, translated to MSSTSQKHKEFVAEPMGEKAVMALAGIGDVLGKRLEDKGFDKAYVVLGQFLVLKKEEELFREWLKDTCGANAKQQFDCYSCLKEWCDSFL